In Bacteroidales bacterium, the following proteins share a genomic window:
- the phoU gene encoding phosphate signaling complex protein PhoU, producing the protein MPINPEQYVPEHPEVPTHLDLELGKLRQNLLGMWNLVISQVSKAEEALNYHDRNLAMEIKANEKRVDAFELNITLGCENILALFSPVAADLRFVLSVLKIAYNLERTGDYAKTIANIVLDLEKPLPPEVIKKSGVPAMFAVTLTMLHDIQRAFETGDSTLSRVVFSKDEELDTINKGAYHTFTELIRENPEEIPALLHLLSVVRRLERIGDQSKNIAEEIIFYLEADLIKHNKSKRKPSQEI; encoded by the coding sequence ATGCCGATCAATCCCGAACAATACGTACCTGAACATCCGGAGGTTCCGACCCATCTCGACCTGGAACTCGGAAAGTTGAGACAAAACCTGCTTGGCATGTGGAACCTGGTTATCAGCCAGGTGAGCAAGGCAGAAGAAGCCCTGAATTATCATGACCGGAACCTGGCCATGGAAATCAAAGCGAACGAAAAAAGGGTTGATGCTTTTGAACTGAACATTACCCTGGGGTGCGAAAACATCCTGGCACTTTTTTCCCCGGTAGCCGCTGATCTGAGGTTTGTACTCTCCGTGCTGAAAATAGCCTATAATCTGGAACGAACCGGAGATTATGCCAAGACCATTGCCAACATTGTGCTCGATCTCGAAAAGCCACTCCCCCCGGAGGTTATAAAGAAATCAGGGGTTCCTGCCATGTTTGCCGTGACATTGACCATGCTGCATGATATACAGCGTGCCTTTGAAACCGGTGATTCAACCCTTTCACGCGTAGTGTTCTCGAAAGATGAAGAACTCGATACCATCAACAAAGGAGCCTACCATACTTTTACCGAACTGATCCGGGAGAACCCGGAAGAGATTCCTGCCCTTCTCCACCTTCTTTCGGTAGTAAGAAGGCTGGAGCGCATCGGAGACCAGTCGAAAAACATTGCAGAAGAAATTATTTTCTACCTCGAAGCCGACCTCATCAAACACAATAAAAGCAAAAGAAAACCGTCTCAGGAAATCTGA
- a CDS encoding phosphate ABC transporter ATP-binding protein, whose product MFVTEEEQKEKNTFLRTTSVPPVLETRNLNLYYGEFHALKNISFKAERNTVTALIGPSGCGKSSFIRLFNRMNDLIDDVRIDGEIYLEGQDIYDRSIEPDELRKKVGMVFQKPNPFPKSIFENVAYGLRVNGVRNHKFIEEKVYESLVKAALWDEVKDDLGKSAFALSGGQQQRLCIARALAVEPSVLLMDEPASALDPISTAKIEELIHHLKQKYTIIIVTHNMQQASRVSDYTAFFYLGELVEYNTTINIFTNPKDPKTQNYITGRFG is encoded by the coding sequence ATGTTCGTTACCGAAGAAGAACAAAAAGAAAAGAATACCTTCCTGCGCACGACTTCTGTACCGCCTGTTCTGGAGACCAGGAACCTGAATCTCTACTATGGGGAATTTCATGCGCTGAAAAACATCAGTTTTAAGGCCGAAAGGAATACGGTTACCGCCCTTATCGGCCCTTCCGGATGCGGAAAGTCGAGCTTTATCAGGCTGTTCAACAGAATGAATGACCTGATCGACGACGTCCGGATTGACGGAGAGATTTATCTGGAAGGACAGGATATTTACGACAGAAGCATTGAACCCGATGAACTTCGTAAAAAGGTTGGCATGGTTTTCCAGAAACCCAATCCTTTTCCGAAATCCATTTTCGAAAATGTTGCCTACGGATTGCGGGTGAATGGCGTCAGGAACCATAAGTTCATTGAAGAAAAGGTGTATGAGTCACTGGTAAAGGCTGCACTCTGGGACGAAGTAAAAGACGATCTGGGAAAATCAGCCTTTGCCCTCTCCGGTGGCCAGCAGCAGCGTCTTTGCATAGCGCGTGCCCTGGCCGTTGAACCTTCCGTTTTGTTAATGGATGAACCTGCCTCAGCCCTCGACCCGATTTCAACCGCAAAAATTGAGGAATTGATCCATCACCTGAAGCAGAAGTATACCATCATTATCGTGACACACAACATGCAACAGGCCTCCCGTGTAAGCGATTATACGGCCTTTTTCTATCTGGGCGAACTGGTTGAGTATAATACCACAATCAATATTTTCACCAATCCCAAAGATCCGAAGACACAAAATTACATTACCGGCCGGTTCGGATAA
- a CDS encoding DUF2764 family protein, translating to MFRREYHCFVAGLPDLLFDEGKITQTLETFRQELKEELHPADYRLVHMVFLPYDHQNLIRFLKDGSDDFDVLGNYAPEDFAAEVQNLDAIIPEPSRIEPYLASLIRRWYDENTDRSQLDPERMLLEGYYAMMAEAPNDFLQKWSAFDLTLRNIVTAVNCRRFGREIAPELIGDNPVNSQLVRNPARDFGLASELDQIEKILQICELPDLLEREKKLDWLRWEFIDEAVFFHYFDIEKILGYLLRLMIALRWFRLERPAGESLFRELLEKMEKSYQLPDEFHRKK from the coding sequence ATGTTCCGGCGAGAATACCACTGTTTCGTTGCAGGACTGCCCGATTTGCTGTTTGACGAAGGAAAGATTACCCAGACCCTGGAAACCTTCCGGCAGGAATTGAAGGAAGAACTGCACCCCGCTGATTACCGGCTGGTTCATATGGTTTTTCTTCCGTACGACCATCAGAACCTGATCCGCTTCCTGAAAGACGGCTCAGACGATTTTGATGTACTCGGAAACTATGCGCCCGAAGATTTTGCCGCCGAGGTACAAAACCTCGATGCCATCATCCCGGAACCTTCGCGTATTGAACCCTACCTTGCCAGCCTGATCAGGCGCTGGTACGATGAAAATACCGACCGGTCACAGCTCGACCCGGAGCGGATGCTTCTGGAAGGGTATTACGCCATGATGGCTGAAGCGCCCAACGATTTTCTGCAGAAATGGTCGGCTTTTGACCTGACCCTTCGGAACATTGTAACGGCAGTGAATTGCCGGCGCTTCGGAAGGGAAATCGCCCCGGAGCTGATCGGCGATAATCCCGTTAACAGTCAGCTTGTGCGCAACCCGGCCCGCGATTTTGGCCTGGCTTCCGAACTGGACCAGATTGAAAAAATCCTGCAGATTTGTGAATTGCCCGACCTGCTGGAAAGAGAGAAAAAACTGGATTGGCTCCGCTGGGAATTTATCGACGAGGCCGTTTTCTTCCACTATTTTGATATAGAGAAGATCCTTGGCTACCTGCTCCGGTTAATGATCGCCCTGCGCTGGTTCCGCCTTGAACGACCCGCCGGCGAAAGCCTGTTCCGCGAATTGCTGGAAAAGATGGAAAAATCATATCAGTTGCCCGATGAATTTCACCGTAAAAAATAA
- a CDS encoding V-type ATP synthase subunit A, which yields MTQGNVTGIIANLVIVKTHGPVAQNEICYINLDGVLLMAEVIKVIGDLAYVQVFESTRNLKVGAPVEFQGHMLEVTLGPGILSKNYDGLQNDLNKMTGVFLQRGEYTPALDEGTIYHYVPLARVGQTVRAGDWIGEVRENWIPHKIMVPFKFQGTYKVKELRPEGDYRISETVAVLVDSENKEHPVTMVQKWPVKIPIKAYREKPRPFKLMETGIRVIDTLYPIVEGGTGFIPGPFGCGKTVLQHALSKQAEADMVIVAACGERANEVVELFTEFPELEDPRTGRKLMERTTIIANTSNMPVAAREASVYTAMTIAEYYRSMGLRILLLADSTSRWAQALREMSNRMEELPGPDAFPMDLPAIISNFYARAGFVYLNNGETGSITFIGTVSPAGGNLKEPVTESTKKAARCFYALSQQRADSKRYPAIDPLESYSKYLEYEEVQEYLKHHIAENWLSNVLLARDILQRGREVAEQINILGDDGVPIDYHEKFWKAEVVDFIILQQDAFDRIDQSTPLPRQEYMLNKVLEVYHTRFQFETFEEVGTFFKRIINQFKQMNYSEFQSEQFKKYEEELHAIINERKIA from the coding sequence TTGACGCAAGGAAATGTTACCGGAATTATTGCAAACCTGGTCATTGTCAAAACCCATGGCCCTGTTGCGCAGAACGAAATCTGCTATATTAACCTGGACGGGGTTTTGCTGATGGCCGAAGTCATTAAGGTCATCGGCGACCTGGCCTATGTGCAGGTTTTCGAAAGCACACGCAATCTGAAAGTGGGTGCTCCGGTCGAATTTCAGGGTCATATGCTGGAAGTTACCCTGGGACCCGGCATTCTGTCGAAAAACTATGACGGACTGCAGAACGACCTGAACAAAATGACCGGCGTGTTTCTTCAGCGCGGAGAATATACCCCGGCCCTTGATGAGGGAACTATCTACCATTATGTTCCTCTGGCCAGGGTAGGGCAGACTGTACGTGCCGGCGACTGGATCGGGGAGGTAAGAGAAAACTGGATTCCCCACAAAATTATGGTCCCTTTCAAATTTCAGGGAACTTACAAGGTGAAGGAATTGCGCCCTGAGGGCGATTACCGCATCAGTGAAACCGTTGCCGTACTGGTCGACAGCGAAAACAAGGAACATCCTGTTACCATGGTGCAGAAGTGGCCGGTGAAAATCCCCATCAAGGCCTATCGCGAAAAACCAAGACCCTTCAAACTGATGGAAACAGGGATACGGGTAATTGATACCCTGTACCCGATTGTGGAAGGAGGTACCGGATTCATTCCCGGTCCGTTTGGTTGCGGAAAAACCGTGCTTCAGCACGCCTTGTCAAAACAGGCCGAAGCCGACATGGTCATTGTTGCCGCCTGCGGTGAGCGTGCCAATGAGGTGGTGGAACTGTTTACCGAGTTTCCTGAGCTGGAAGACCCCCGTACAGGAAGAAAACTGATGGAACGTACCACCATCATTGCCAATACATCCAATATGCCGGTGGCGGCCAGGGAAGCTTCGGTTTATACCGCCATGACCATTGCAGAATATTACCGCTCCATGGGCCTGCGGATCCTGCTGCTGGCCGACTCAACCTCCCGCTGGGCACAGGCACTGCGCGAAATGTCGAACCGTATGGAAGAACTTCCGGGTCCGGATGCCTTCCCGATGGACCTGCCGGCCATTATATCCAACTTCTATGCCCGTGCAGGCTTTGTGTATCTGAACAACGGCGAAACCGGTTCCATTACCTTTATTGGTACGGTTTCTCCTGCCGGTGGGAACCTCAAAGAGCCGGTAACGGAATCTACCAAGAAGGCAGCGCGCTGTTTCTATGCCCTCTCACAGCAGAGGGCCGACAGCAAACGGTATCCGGCCATTGACCCTCTGGAAAGCTATTCCAAGTACCTCGAATATGAAGAGGTGCAGGAATACCTCAAACACCATATTGCAGAAAACTGGCTTTCCAATGTGCTTCTGGCCCGCGATATTCTCCAGCGCGGAAGGGAAGTGGCTGAACAGATCAACATCCTCGGCGACGATGGTGTACCCATTGATTACCACGAGAAATTCTGGAAAGCCGAAGTTGTTGACTTTATAATCCTTCAGCAGGATGCGTTTGACAGGATCGACCAGTCAACCCCCCTGCCGCGTCAGGAATATATGCTCAACAAGGTGCTCGAAGTGTACCATACCCGTTTCCAGTTTGAAACATTCGAAGAGGTGGGTACCTTCTTCAAACGGATTATCAACCAGTTTAAGCAGATGAACTATTCCGAGTTCCAGTCGGAACAGTTCAAAAAGTATGAAGAAGAATTGCATGCCATTATCAACGAAAGAAAAATAGCGTGA
- a CDS encoding V-type ATP synthase subunit B, whose translation MEKKAFQKIYTKITQITKATCSLQATGVGYDELALVHGRLAQVVKIINDQVTLQVFSGTEGIPTNAEVVFMGHPPVLRVSDDLAGRFLDAYGEPIDGGGAVLGQERQIGGPSVNPVRRKQPSELIATGIAGIDLNNTLVTGQKIPFFADPDQPFNQVMALVALRAKADKIVLGGMGLSNDDYLFFRNVFENAGALDRIVAFINTTENPPVERLLVPDMALTAAEYFAVDKKEKVLVLLTDMTLYADALSIVSNRMDQIPSKDSMPGSLYSDLAKIYEKAVQFPDGGSITIVAVTTLSGGDITHAIPDNTGYITEGQLFLRRDTEIGKVIVDPFRSLSRLKQLVIGKQTREDHPQVMNAAVRLYADAANARTKLENGFDLTDYDERCLRFAREYSESLLAIDVNVDTTTMLNIAWNLFSRHFTKSEVGVKNEFVEKYWPKN comes from the coding sequence ATGGAAAAGAAAGCTTTTCAGAAGATATACACAAAAATCACCCAGATTACCAAGGCAACCTGCAGCCTCCAGGCAACAGGAGTAGGGTATGATGAACTGGCCCTGGTGCATGGCCGTCTGGCCCAGGTGGTAAAAATTATCAACGACCAGGTTACATTGCAGGTATTCAGTGGCACCGAAGGCATTCCTACCAATGCCGAAGTGGTATTCATGGGGCATCCTCCTGTGCTGAGGGTGAGCGATGACCTGGCCGGCCGCTTTCTGGATGCCTATGGCGAACCCATCGACGGAGGCGGAGCTGTTCTGGGGCAGGAAAGGCAGATCGGAGGCCCTTCGGTGAACCCGGTGCGGCGCAAACAGCCTTCTGAACTTATTGCCACCGGTATTGCCGGTATCGACCTGAACAATACCCTCGTTACCGGGCAGAAGATCCCCTTCTTTGCCGACCCCGACCAGCCGTTCAATCAGGTAATGGCACTGGTGGCCCTCAGGGCAAAAGCCGATAAGATTGTGCTGGGAGGCATGGGACTTTCCAACGACGACTACCTGTTCTTCCGCAATGTGTTTGAAAATGCAGGAGCACTCGACCGCATAGTGGCCTTTATTAATACCACCGAAAATCCGCCTGTAGAAAGGCTTCTGGTACCCGATATGGCGCTGACTGCCGCCGAGTACTTTGCCGTTGACAAGAAAGAAAAGGTACTGGTTCTGCTGACCGACATGACCCTCTATGCCGACGCCCTTTCGATTGTGTCGAACCGTATGGACCAGATTCCGTCGAAAGACAGTATGCCCGGTTCATTGTACTCCGACCTGGCCAAGATTTACGAAAAAGCGGTTCAGTTCCCCGACGGAGGAAGCATCACCATCGTGGCTGTTACCACACTTTCAGGCGGCGATATCACCCATGCCATACCCGATAATACCGGCTATATTACCGAAGGTCAGCTCTTCCTGCGGCGCGATACCGAAATCGGTAAAGTAATCGTCGACCCCTTCCGGTCGCTGTCGCGTCTGAAACAACTGGTGATTGGAAAACAAACCCGCGAAGACCATCCCCAGGTGATGAATGCGGCTGTTCGTCTGTATGCCGATGCCGCCAATGCACGTACCAAACTGGAAAACGGCTTCGACCTCACCGACTACGACGAACGATGCCTGCGCTTTGCCAGGGAATACTCCGAAAGCCTGCTGGCCATTGATGTGAATGTCGATACCACTACCATGCTCAATATTGCCTGGAACCTCTTCAGCCGGCACTTTACCAAATCGGAAGTGGGTGTTAAAAACGAATTTGTTGAAAAATACTGGCCTAAGAACTGA
- a CDS encoding V-type ATP synthase subunit D — MAIKFQYNKTALQALNKQLRIRQRALPTLQNKESALRMEVKRAKDRMQQLENELEARIAQYNHMARLWSEFRPDLIAIKDVRLSIKKIAGVKTPVLEEILFETRPFHLFSQPSWFLDGIEILKELASIAIEKEFFRSKMELLDYARKKTTQKVNLYEKVQIPGYEDAIRKIKRFMEDEENLSKSAQKIIKQRQMQVEVQS, encoded by the coding sequence ATGGCTATTAAATTTCAGTATAATAAAACGGCACTTCAGGCACTGAACAAGCAGTTGCGCATCAGACAACGTGCACTGCCCACCCTTCAGAACAAGGAATCGGCTTTGAGGATGGAAGTGAAGCGGGCAAAAGACCGGATGCAGCAGCTCGAAAATGAACTGGAAGCACGGATTGCACAATACAACCATATGGCACGGTTGTGGAGCGAGTTTCGCCCCGACCTGATTGCCATAAAGGATGTCCGCCTTTCCATTAAAAAAATTGCCGGCGTTAAGACGCCCGTGCTGGAAGAAATTCTCTTCGAAACCCGTCCCTTTCATCTTTTCAGTCAGCCTTCCTGGTTTCTTGATGGTATTGAAATCCTCAAGGAGCTTGCTTCCATTGCCATCGAAAAGGAATTTTTCCGTTCCAAAATGGAACTCCTCGATTACGCCCGGAAGAAGACGACACAGAAAGTGAACCTGTACGAAAAGGTGCAGATTCCCGGTTATGAGGATGCCATCAGGAAGATTAAGCGCTTTATGGAAGACGAGGAAAACCTGTCCAAATCGGCTCAGAAAATCATTAAGCAACGTCAAATGCAAGTGGAGGTTCAGTCATGA
- a CDS encoding V-type ATP synthase subunit K: MNAVVSNAPVIIAYIGLALMVGLSGIGSSIGVVMGGNATIGALKKNPDAFGSYMLLSALPGTQGLYGFAGFFIILNKGVITPEMAMGTAIAILAAGLAQGFVCLISALKQGQVCANGIAAIGSGNDVFGNTMILAVFPELYAIISFAATFLISAKL; this comes from the coding sequence ATGAATGCTGTAGTATCAAATGCACCTGTTATTATTGCCTACATTGGTCTGGCACTGATGGTTGGCTTATCAGGAATCGGCAGTTCCATCGGAGTTGTTATGGGTGGCAATGCTACCATTGGGGCCTTGAAAAAAAATCCGGATGCTTTCGGAAGCTATATGTTGCTGAGTGCTCTTCCGGGTACCCAGGGGTTGTATGGGTTTGCCGGTTTTTTCATTATTCTGAATAAGGGAGTAATCACTCCTGAGATGGCTATGGGTACAGCAATTGCCATTCTTGCGGCGGGTCTCGCCCAGGGTTTTGTGTGTCTGATCTCAGCCCTCAAGCAGGGCCAGGTCTGCGCCAACGGTATTGCTGCCATAGGAAGCGGTAACGATGTGTTCGGAAACACCATGATTCTTGCTGTGTTCCCCGAGCTGTATGCTATTATTTCCTTTGCTGCTACCTTCCTTATCAGCGCAAAACTTTGA
- a CDS encoding low specificity L-threonine aldolase, translating to MKRGFASDNNAPVHPLVMDALQRVNEGHCIAYGDDPYTGRAVAKMKEIFGASCEVFFVFTGTAANVLGLTAATRPFNSVICAETAHIHTDECGAPERFTGCKILSIPTGNGKIAPDQVARYLHGFGFEHHSQPGVISITQATEMGTVYSLQEIRELADMAHAHGLMLHVDGARLANAAVSLSCSFGEMIAGTGVDILSFGGTKNGLMYGEAIVFLNSRLAENFKYIRKQGMQLASKMRYMAAQFDAYLTNDLWKSLAEHANSMAQLLEKEVRKIPGIEITQPVQANGVFAIVPPEVIPLLQKEYFFYVWDEMRSEVRWMCSWDTTEEDVLGFAEILRKTMDSRK from the coding sequence ATGAAGCGTGGTTTTGCCTCCGACAACAATGCCCCCGTGCATCCGTTGGTTATGGATGCCCTTCAGAGGGTCAATGAAGGGCATTGCATTGCTTACGGTGACGATCCGTATACCGGACGTGCCGTTGCAAAAATGAAAGAAATCTTTGGCGCTTCGTGTGAGGTCTTTTTTGTCTTTACCGGAACCGCCGCCAACGTGCTGGGTTTAACTGCCGCCACCAGGCCTTTTAATTCCGTTATATGCGCTGAAACGGCCCATATTCATACTGATGAATGCGGAGCTCCCGAACGGTTTACCGGATGCAAAATTCTTTCTATTCCTACCGGAAACGGCAAAATAGCACCCGATCAGGTTGCCAGGTATCTTCACGGATTTGGATTTGAACACCATTCCCAGCCGGGCGTCATTTCCATTACCCAGGCAACGGAAATGGGCACGGTGTATTCCCTGCAGGAGATCAGGGAACTGGCCGATATGGCGCATGCACACGGCCTGATGCTGCATGTCGACGGAGCACGGCTGGCGAATGCGGCTGTTTCGCTTTCCTGCTCTTTCGGAGAGATGATCGCCGGCACCGGAGTGGATATCCTGTCATTTGGCGGAACCAAAAACGGCCTTATGTATGGTGAGGCCATTGTATTTCTCAACAGCCGCCTGGCAGAAAATTTCAAATACATCCGGAAACAGGGGATGCAGCTTGCCTCAAAAATGCGGTATATGGCGGCGCAGTTCGATGCTTACCTGACCAATGATTTGTGGAAAAGCCTGGCAGAACATGCCAATTCCATGGCGCAGTTACTCGAAAAGGAAGTGCGGAAAATACCGGGAATCGAAATTACCCAGCCCGTGCAGGCAAACGGTGTTTTTGCCATTGTGCCTCCTGAAGTGATTCCTCTTCTGCAAAAGGAATATTTTTTCTATGTTTGGGATGAAATGCGGTCAGAAGTCAGGTGGATGTGCTCCTGGGATACCACCGAGGAAGACGTGCTCGGCTTTGCTGAAATATTGCGTAAAACAATGGATAGCAGAAAATAA
- a CDS encoding antibiotic biosynthesis monooxygenase codes for MFVNCVYVHVKQEHLPEFIEITRKNHEGSRTEPGNLRFDVLQQFDDPTRFLLYEVWDTEEAAAAHKNTPHYQEWKAAVENWMESPRKGVKHRVICPSDRSKW; via the coding sequence ATGTTCGTCAACTGTGTTTATGTTCACGTGAAGCAGGAACATCTTCCTGAATTCATTGAAATAACTAGAAAAAATCATGAGGGATCCAGAACGGAACCCGGCAACCTTCGTTTTGATGTATTGCAACAGTTTGATGATCCCACCAGGTTTCTCCTTTACGAAGTGTGGGATACCGAAGAAGCCGCAGCAGCTCATAAAAATACCCCACATTATCAGGAATGGAAGGCCGCTGTGGAAAACTGGATGGAATCTCCGCGCAAAGGCGTAAAACACAGGGTAATTTGCCCGTCAGACCGTTCAAAATGGTAA
- a CDS encoding iron-containing alcohol dehydrogenase, protein MVKPFQIARIPFLTFGPGSRKKVVSLTGRFGKNVLLVTGSASLRRSGFLDEIETALTKEGFHLAHYSVKGEPSPSLIDQIVHDNIPFRPEVVVAIGGGSVLDTGKAISAMLPIGETVMHYLEGVGTKQHPGTKIPFIAMPTTAGTGSEATKNAVLSEVGEKGFKKSLRHDNFVPDAALLDPELTYDCPPEITAASGMDCLTQLIESYVSLAANPFTDALALPAIRDVFHYLPEVYRQPRSEEGRSAMLYAAYISGITLTNAGLGTVHGIASALGGLALIPHGILCGTIMAEANRITISKLLENAPESIAMKKYIQLAELISGEQNISPRRCAEILPEFLDNLTSSLQLPRLSALGITKEILVSSAKSTENKNNPVPLSENEISELLLKRF, encoded by the coding sequence ATGGTAAAACCGTTTCAGATAGCCAGAATACCTTTTCTGACCTTTGGTCCCGGGAGCCGAAAAAAGGTTGTTTCCCTTACCGGCCGGTTCGGAAAGAATGTTTTGCTTGTCACCGGTTCCGCATCCCTTCGGCGCTCAGGCTTTCTGGACGAAATCGAAACTGCATTGACAAAGGAAGGCTTTCACCTTGCCCATTATTCTGTGAAAGGGGAGCCCTCACCCTCTTTGATTGACCAGATTGTTCATGACAACATTCCCTTCCGCCCGGAGGTTGTGGTAGCTATCGGGGGAGGCAGTGTTCTGGATACCGGAAAAGCAATATCAGCAATGCTTCCCATAGGAGAAACGGTGATGCATTATCTCGAAGGAGTGGGCACAAAACAGCATCCCGGTACAAAAATACCCTTCATCGCAATGCCCACCACAGCGGGTACCGGTAGCGAAGCCACCAAAAATGCCGTCCTTTCTGAAGTGGGAGAAAAAGGGTTCAAGAAATCCTTGCGCCACGACAATTTTGTTCCCGATGCCGCCCTGCTGGACCCGGAATTAACCTATGATTGTCCGCCGGAAATAACCGCCGCTTCGGGAATGGATTGCCTCACCCAGCTCATCGAATCCTATGTTTCCTTGGCAGCCAATCCGTTTACCGATGCTCTTGCCCTGCCGGCTATACGGGATGTGTTTCATTACCTGCCGGAGGTTTACCGCCAACCCCGTTCCGAAGAGGGGAGAAGTGCCATGTTGTATGCGGCCTATATTTCGGGCATTACACTTACCAATGCCGGGCTGGGGACTGTTCATGGCATTGCCTCCGCACTGGGAGGTCTGGCGCTGATACCCCACGGAATTCTCTGTGGTACCATCATGGCTGAGGCAAACCGGATTACCATCAGCAAATTGCTGGAAAACGCACCGGAGTCCATAGCAATGAAGAAGTACATTCAGCTGGCAGAGCTAATTTCCGGAGAGCAGAACATTTCCCCCCGGCGCTGTGCAGAAATTTTGCCGGAATTTCTGGACAACCTGACTTCATCATTACAATTGCCACGGCTCAGTGCACTCGGCATTACAAAAGAGATCCTGGTTTCGTCAGCCAAAAGTACGGAGAACAAGAACAATCCTGTACCTCTTTCAGAGAATGAAATCAGCGAACTTCTTTTGAAGAGGTTTTGA
- the larE gene encoding ATP-dependent sacrificial sulfur transferase LarE encodes MEQKYQTLQNILKDMGSVAVAYSGGVDSTFLLKAAFDVLNNDAIGILAVSPSFPSREYQRAVETAEMIGARLEIIHTNEMDNPDYTSNPVNRCYFCKSELFERIAEIAASGKYRNMVDGSNMDDLSDYRPGLKAIREKGVRSPLQEAGLTKAEIRELSRSLGLPTWDKDALACLSSRFPFGEKIELWKLKMVDQAETYLSSLGFHNIRARHSGKSVKIEVDPSEVDRLLSPEIRIPLLQFFKEIGYTTISVDLEGYQPGKLSKSHKKEYHETN; translated from the coding sequence CTGGAACAAAAATATCAAACACTGCAGAACATTCTGAAAGATATGGGCAGTGTTGCCGTGGCCTATTCCGGAGGCGTGGACAGTACTTTTCTGCTGAAAGCTGCGTTTGATGTTTTAAACAACGATGCCATAGGCATTCTGGCCGTCAGTCCGAGTTTTCCTTCGAGGGAATATCAGCGGGCAGTTGAAACGGCCGAAATGATAGGAGCGAGACTGGAGATTATCCATACAAATGAAATGGACAATCCTGATTACACCAGCAATCCTGTAAACCGCTGCTATTTTTGCAAAAGCGAACTTTTTGAACGCATAGCGGAGATAGCGGCATCGGGGAAGTACCGAAATATGGTGGACGGCTCCAATATGGATGACCTGTCGGATTACAGGCCAGGCCTAAAGGCAATACGCGAAAAGGGAGTGAGAAGTCCTTTACAGGAAGCCGGCCTTACCAAAGCCGAAATCAGGGAGCTTTCACGTTCCCTGGGTTTACCTACCTGGGATAAAGATGCACTGGCCTGTTTGTCGAGCCGTTTCCCTTTTGGCGAAAAAATTGAACTATGGAAACTGAAGATGGTGGATCAGGCTGAAACCTATCTTTCCAGCCTCGGGTTTCATAATATCCGGGCAAGGCATAGCGGAAAATCGGTAAAAATCGAAGTTGATCCTTCGGAAGTTGACCGTTTGCTGAGCCCGGAAATTCGCATTCCGCTGTTGCAGTTCTTCAAAGAAATAGGGTATACCACCATATCGGTTGACCTTGAAGGCTATCAGCCCGGAAAACTGAGCAAATCGCATAAAAAAGAATACCATGAAACTAACTGA
- a CDS encoding 4a-hydroxytetrahydrobiopterin dehydratase has translation MKLTDKKCLPCEGGMPPLASSEISRLKAEISPGWEVVNQHHLVKTFYFVNFRHTFDFVTKLAELAETEGHHPVIHIYYDKAVVEIWTHAIDGLSENDFILAAKTDLLLSK, from the coding sequence ATGAAACTAACTGATAAGAAATGCCTGCCCTGCGAGGGAGGTATGCCGCCTCTTGCCTCTTCCGAAATTTCCCGTCTGAAGGCTGAAATCTCTCCCGGTTGGGAAGTTGTTAACCAGCATCATCTGGTTAAAACGTTTTATTTTGTGAACTTTCGCCACACCTTTGATTTTGTGACAAAGCTTGCTGAACTGGCAGAAACCGAAGGGCATCATCCGGTAATCCATATTTACTATGATAAGGCCGTGGTGGAAATCTGGACCCATGCCATTGATGGCCTTTCAGAAAATGATTTTATTCTTGCTGCCAAAACGGATCTGCTCCTCAGTAAATAA
- a CDS encoding 50S ribosomal protein L28: MSQVCQITGKKKMVGNNVSHSRRRTKRVFKPNLLTKRFFLEDENRWITLKVSAAGMRVIAKKGLRAALEDARAKGFIDTI, from the coding sequence ATGTCACAAGTTTGCCAGATTACAGGAAAGAAGAAGATGGTAGGGAACAATGTTTCTCACTCCAGGCGCAGGACCAAAAGAGTATTTAAACCCAATCTTCTCACCAAGCGTTTCTTTCTCGAAGATGAGAACCGCTGGATAACGCTGAAGGTTTCTGCTGCCGGCATGCGTGTAATTGCCAAGAAGGGTCTGCGTGCTGCGCTTGAGGATGCACGTGCCAAAGGTTTTATTGACACAATTTAA